Below is a genomic region from Insulibacter thermoxylanivorax.
TCGGTTTCGACGTTCTACGGACAAGGTGATCCGCGGACTGTCTCAAGCGAAGATGAACATCAGCATGGGGATCATGCTGATTGCAATTGCCCTTATCCAGATTTTCCTCTTAGAAGAAAGCTGGGTCCGCGCGATTATCGGAGCGATCTTCCTCCTAATCGGTCTATTCAACCTTTTCGCAGGACTTCGCAATCGACAGATCTACACCATGCTCAGCAAGAAACAAAAATAAAGCGTGAGACGATCGTTGCTGTCGTCTCACGCATAGATTCCGCGATACGCGCAGGCACAGAAGCTGAGTCGATCATATCTGTCGGCTCGCACACCGACTCTGCATCCGTGCGTGCTCACTCATCTGTCTTCACGCACTGCCTCCGCATCCGAGCGTGCTGAGTCAACACTTTCTGTCGACTCAGTCATCTCACGTGCTCCTGCACATGCCGAGACGACATAATCTGTCGACTCACTCACTGATTCCTATCCCGCGCACATTGAGTCAACAGTTTCTGTTGTCTCACGCACCATTCCCGCCTTTACGCACCTA
It encodes:
- a CDS encoding YtpI family protein — its product is MLPVVAQSAAKTGSVIAAEPTLAEKWKNGISQTQFVLNGILLVIVILCAVLSVVYSYRFRRSTDKVIRGLSQAKMNISMGIMLIAIALIQIFLLEESWVRAIIGAIFLLIGLFNLFAGLRNRQIYTMLSKKQK